From the Xiphophorus maculatus strain JP 163 A chromosome 20, X_maculatus-5.0-male, whole genome shotgun sequence genome, one window contains:
- the atxn7l2 gene encoding ataxin-7-like protein 2, with translation MMAVRERAVKVMAALDRRVPSLDEFVGQSWTAWADWASVTAADGPDVDDCSKNGKKAAEAMSLSKEDMSIFGLYPGHDDFYLVVCSHCGQVVKPQAFEKHCERRHGPQAKLYGKLRSPAPALQHQRPYHSHSPSHGVNPPSASSWEARGPSVGQPRPAPSSPSTPPQYRYPKNAKDGVRLSPLEKSFHSSHKEVAVFKPPPPLEPPVLSPPPSLRDPPWPHGAPPAGRPASSDKPPPQRKDSPQLSAVMGHRVPRPYNKVASKRECDLDKHCGVLDPDRKKVCTRLLTCNIHSIHQRRKVVGRSKNFDQLVAELKMKVREKGAQALDGGFSTGGSPSPEAPREQAGVPHCRRPLASLPAFSRSMAVSECAPEEEKQWQDEAGLRAPSPLLHGHISTDDSEAEAAEELPDFPSSTTHPTPAAVCSFGSHSLGHGIYTFDRRLHHVRSALSSMLEQHISAHLWKKIPQATDLLSPTSSAKSIISSSPVSIATSSSSSSHSKVRAGSHISSSLKNASSSPSRGPGRPLTAPQSENSGGGFAGSGSGSGSHPLSLGKPGLGRQVAAGRSRKPVGRPSKQMLKLREEAATAAAFRKRKAPSQEGEHSGPERNCIILQDRGPPPSSYSSSSSKAPSSSLHPHGQTNGTLSPSSKPRPQPPPSESHFPAAKAVWTYKRTLPPLSHASPPDLSPATNSHSRTGVGDSGLLGQGGGGRTFLEHRGLKKRKGGGMEEHPPSSRLSVPRLPSSSSSSGSSSSPRSTFYPWKDSKSGGLDGDMDKKLASQKPKLHH, from the exons ATGATGGCGGTGCGTGAACGCGCAGTAAAAGTAATGGCTGCTCTGGATCGGCGGGTACCTAGCCTCGATGAATTCGTTGGTCAAAGCTGGACTGCCTGGGCCGACTGGGCCAGTGTGACAGCGGCAGATG GGCCTGATGTGGACGACTGCAGCAAAAATGGGAAGAAGGCTGCAGAAGCTATGTCACTCAGTAAAGAGG ACATGTCCATCTTTGGCCTGTACCCGGGCCACGATGACTTCTACCTGGTGGTGTGCAGCCACTGTGGCCAGGTGGTGAAGCCTCAGGCCTTTGAGAAGCACTGCGAGCGGAGACACGGGCCCCAGGCCAAGCTCTACGGCAAGCTGCGCTCTCCCGCGCCGGCTCTCCAGCACCAGAGACCCTACCACAGCCACTCTCCCTCGCATGGGGTCAACCCCCCCTCTGCGTCGTCGTGGGAGGCTCGAGGGCCAAGCGTGGGGCAGCCGCGGCCCGCGCCCTCTTCCCCCTCCACCCCGCCTCAGTACAGATACCCGAAGAACGCCAAGGACGGAGTACG GCTTTCGCCTCTGGAGAAGTCCTTCCACAGCAGCCACAAAGAGGTGGCCGTGTTCAAGCCGCCGCCGCCCCTGGAGCCTCCGGTCCTGTCTCCGCCTCCGTCCCTTCGAGACCCTCCCTGGCCGCATGGGGCTCCACCCGCTGGCCGGCCAGCGTCCAGCGATAAGCCGCCCCCGCAGAGGAAGGACTCGCCCCAGCTGTCTGCCGTGATGGGCCACCGGGTCCCGAGGCCCTACAACAAAGTGGCCTCCA AAAGGGAGTGCGATCTGGATAAGCACTGCGGCGTCCTCGACCCCGACAGGAAGAAGGTCTGCACTCGGCTCCTGACGTGCAAC ATCCACTCCATCCACCAGCGCAGGAAGGTGGTGGGTCGCAGCAAGAACTTTGACCAGCTAGTGGCAGAACTTAAGATGAAGGTCCGAGAGAAGGGAGCCCAGGCCCTGGATGGAGGCTTCTCTACCGGAGGGTCACCCAGTCCGGAGGCCCCCAGGGAGCAGGCTGGTGTCCCCCACTGCAGGAGACCTCTGGCCAGCCTCCCTGCGTTCAG TCGGTCCATGGCCGTGTCGGAGTGCGCCCCGGAGGAGGAGAAGCAGTGGCAGGATGAGGCGGGGCTCCGGGCCCCGTCCCCTCTGCTGCATGGACACATCTCCACTGACGACAGCGAGGCCGAAGCGGCTGAAGAGCTGCCAGACTTCCCTTCGTCTACCACACACCCCACACCTGCAGCG GTGTGCTCGTTCGGCAGCCACTCGTTGGGTCACGGGATCTACACGTTTGACAGAAGGCTTCACCACGTGCGATCGGCCCTCAGCAGCATGCTGGAGCAGCACATCAGCGCTCATCTATGGAA gaaAATACCTCAAGCCACAGACCTTCTGTCACCAACCTCCTCAGCCAAGTCCATCATTTCTTCCTCTCCTGTCTCCATAGcaacatcctcctcctcttcgtctcATTCTAAGGTTCGTGCAGGCAGTCACATCAGCTCATCTCTCAAAAACGCGTCGTCCTCCCCCAGCCGGGGACCGGGCAGACCTCTGACCGCGCCGCAGTCGGAGAACTCTGGCGGTGGTTttgccggttctggttctggttctggctctcACCCCCTGTCCTTGGGAAAGCCTGGCCTGGGGCGTCAGGTGGCGGCGGGCAGGTCCAGGAAACCGGTGGGGCGACCCAGCAAGCAGATGCTGAAGCTGCGAGAGGAGGCGGCCACCGCCGCCGCGTTCCGTAAACGCAAGGCCCCGTCGCAGGAAGGAGAGCACTCTGGCCCTGAGAGGAACTGCATCATCCTGCAGGACAGGGGACCCCCACCTTCCTCctactcctcttcctcctccaaggccccctcttcctccctccaccCTCATGGACAGACCAATGGCACTCTCTCCCCCAGCAGTAAGCCCCGCCCCCAGCCACCCCCCTCTGAGTCCCATTTCCCCGCCGCCAAGGCGGTGTGGACTTACAAGCGGACTCTCCCCCCTCTGAGCCACGCCTCCCCCCCAGACCTCTCCCCTGCCACTAACTCCCACAGTCGGACCGGTGTGGGGGACTCGGGGCTGCTGGGCCAGGGCGGCGGGGGGAGGACCTTTCTGGAACATCGGGGACTGAAGAAACGGAAGGGGGGAGGCATGGAGGAACATCCGCCCTCATCCAGACTCTCAGTGCCGCGCCTGCCTTCGTCCTCCTCCAGCTCTGGCTCCTCATCCTCACCACGCTCCACTTTCTACCCCTGGAAGGACAGCAAGAGTGGCGGTCTGGACGGAGACATGGACAAGAAGCTGGCCTCACAGAAG
- the LOC102220384 gene encoding synaptophysin-like protein 1 has translation MASVQSLASGFSPDLGPLKEPLGFIRVLEWVFAIFAFATTGGYSGKTTIKVTCQPPLGSPDVTAVFGYPFRLGAHPFEITFCNSSQITSHLQGDFSSSAEFYVCVGVFGFLYCTATLILYLCYQSVYRQTSRGPIIDLVVTVLFAFLWLLSSSAWGKGLTDVKWATNPNNIASTSTCHDCEAGEFPSMGRLNASVIFGFLNLILWAGNCWFIYKETRFHKDPSQAATVEEGGAPGP, from the exons ATGGCGTCTGTTCAG AGTTTGGCGTCTGGGTTCTCGCCGGACCTGGGGCCACTGAAAGAACCTCTCGGATTCATTCGTGTCTTAGAATGG GTCTTTGCTATCTTTGCGTTTGCCACCACCGGAGGTTACTCTGGAAAAACCACCATAAAGGTCACCTGTCAACCACCATTAGGTTCACCGGATGTCACAGCTGTGTTTGGCTACCCATTCAG ATTGGGAGCGCATCCATTTGAGATTACTTTTTGTAACAGCTCTCAAATCACCAGCCACCTCCAGGGCGACTTCTCCTCCTCTGCGGAGTTCTATGTCTGCGTTGGTGTGTTTGGGTTCCTTTACTGCACCGCTACTCTGATCCTCTACTTGTGCTACCAGAGTGTCTACCGTCAGACCAGCCGCGGCCCCATCATT GACCTGGTGGTGACTGTGCTCTTTGCCTTCCTGTGGCTCCTGTCCTCCTCAGCTTGGGGCAAAGGTCTGACTGATGTCAAGTGGGCCACCAACCCCAACAACATAGCATCGACATCGACATGTCATGATTGTGAAGCCGGAGAGTTTCCGTCCATGGGTCGCCTGAATGCTTCAGTG ATTTTTGGCTTTCTCAACTTGATCCTGTGGGCAGGAAACTGCTGGTTTATTTACAAGGAGACCCGTTTCCACAAAGACCCCAGCCAAGCAGCCACGGTGGAGGAAGGCGGCGCCCCAGGGCCGTAA
- the LOC102220647 gene encoding zinc finger CCCH domain-containing protein 11A-like translates to MTNHGDDCYFFYYSTCSKGDSCPFRHCEAAMGNETVCNLWQEGRCFRTVCKFRHMKITKNRKEIPCYWENQPAGCQKPHCAFFHERPRYVEGVFVPPDKVLIKSEEPPHEEPAPPPAAAPPNAANPQLRGVIKTDTQEAVPSPTHPPVVINPADDDEDEEDQFSEEGEDGKVGPSPRKMARSGEPLNFGVSTLEEIRLRKALKSSMRRAGYPLQSADTSTNGEKENCLASYRPAHSQFGGAVVFEEPERPRGRVAERLGQRAPPADFQSGGQITIKKSLAERLGRIVDEEEPPVNTQKALKPIKERLGLVPPIRGAHAAEANPVSTKAPDRIRIKTLEEIRQAKAGSQKDVPAADAAETTKTELVRAAKATKRSITLTDAAIGHVKTFSEIIREKKMKQEEEQNQNPNPMKAELPEEKAPAKGPGPTDAADVEKVRVKTLEEIRREKAARVQAQQTTDSPDPEHSAPKRPHLLRVKKSPTQQSNTAAERSAEPTERPAKAAASPAQASDIKVKTFEEIMQEKRLRRQEQEGQAKSPAEADSSQKQSASSTLKRKTPATTCQSPAEPPPASRVSIRKLVSLKPRAPSPPKRTASPGPKTVAMAMALSDSPTQSSTDFLDKTKRGTVSQPSALITRESSQPAELPADSNQTKTLEHPGSCKVRPKLNVKPSVVKPAGQVKPPPKKRGVEGSAVAAVKPMNSSTAAQQSSNKEVQPISAVPPTPSTQRDELQTVPVFTQIQGQDIKAGASGDAVRDTWPVPQSPVVRSPTQPRARRSSAAASRTASTSNPDASGSSVDDFEDLINQFTDDHLEGDVDPAIGEDDLLQELSEMIDS, encoded by the exons ATGACCAACCATGGAGACGACTGCTACTTCTTCTACTACTCTACCTGCTCTAAA GGTGACAGCTGCCCATTCCGACACTGTGAGGCTGCCATGGGCAACGAGACTGTCTGCAACCTCTGGCAGGAAGGACGCTGCTTCCGTACTGTCTGCAAGTTTCGCCACATGAAGATCACA aaaaacaggaaggaaattCCCTGTTACTGGGAGAACCAGCCCGCTGGCTGCCAGAAACCACACTGTGCCTTCTTCCATGAGAGGCCCCGCTACGTAGAGGGCGTCTTTGTCCCTCCTGATAAAG TACTGATCAAAAGTGAGGAGCCGCCGCACGAGGAGCCGGCACCGCCGCCAGCTGCCGCTCCGCCCAATGCAGCCAACCCTCAGCTCCGAGGGGTCATCAAGACGGACACACAGGAGGCGGTACCAAGCCCCACACATCCACCCGTGGTGATTAATCCAGCAGATGATGACGAGGATGAAGAAG ACCAGTTCTCGGAGGAGGGAGAGGATGGCAAGGTCGGTCCTTCACCTAGGAAGATGGCTAGATCAG GAGAGCCGCTGAACTTTGGCGTGAGCACCTTGGAGGAGATCCGGCTGAGGAAGGCCCTGAAGTCCAGCATGAGGAGGGCGGGTTACCCCCTCCAGAGCGCCGACACCTCCACCAACGGAGAGAAGGAGAACTGCCTGGCATCGTACCGGCCCGCCCACTCACAGTTTGGAG GCGCTGTTGTTTTTGAAGAGCCTGAGCGACCCAGAGGCAGGGTGGCTGAACGGCTGGGGCAAAgggcgccccctgcag ATTTTCAAAGCGGGGGACAGATTACAATAAAGAAGAGTCTGGCTGAGCGTTTGGGCAGAATTGTTGATGAAGAGGAGCCGCCGGTCAACACTCAGAAAG ccTTGAAACCGATCAAAGAAAGACTTGGGCTGGTTCCACCTATCAGAGGTGCTCATGCAG CTGAGGCCAACCCAGTGTCTACCAAAGCTCCCGATCGGATCCGCATCAAAACTCTAGAAGAGATCAGACAGGCCAAGGCCGGCAGCCAGAAGGACGTTCCTGCAGCCGACGCAGCGGAAACCACCAAAACAGAACTGGTCAGGGCCGCCAAGGCGACCAAGAGATCCATCACTCTAACAGACGCCGCCATCGGCCACGTTAAAACCTTCTCTGAGATCATTCGAGAGAAGAAgatgaagcaggaggaggaacagaaccagaaccccaACCCGATGAAGGCAGAGCTCCCAGAGGAGAAGGCTCCAGCCAAGGGCCCGGGGCCGACGGACGCTGCTGACGTGGAGAAGGTGAGAGTGAAGACACTGGAGGAAATCCGCAGGGAGAAAGCAGCCAGGGTCCAGGCCCAGCAGACCACCGACAGCCCTGACCCCGAGCACAGCGCCCCAAAGAGGCCACATCTGCTGCGGGTCAAGAAGTCCCCAACCCAAC AAAGCAACACGGCGGCTGAAAGGAGCGCTGAACCAACAGAGAGGCCGGCGAAAGCTGCAGCATCTCCTGCTCAG GCCTCCGATATCAAGGTGAAGACTTTTGAGGAGATCATGCAGGAGAAACGCCTTCGCAGACAGGAGCAGGAGGGGCAGGCCAAAAGCCCCGCCGAGGCCGATTCGTCTCAGAAGCAGAGCGCCAGCAGCACCCTCAAGAGGAAGACCCCTGCCACGACCTGTCAGTCCCCGGCAGAGCCCCCGCCGGCTTCCAGAGTCTCAATTCGGAAACTCGTCTCCCTAAAACCGCGAGCACCATCGCCTCCGAAGAGGACAGCTTCTCCTGGCCCCAAAACCGTTGCCATGGCAATGGCGCTCTCAGACTCACCAACGCAGAGCTCCACAGACTTTCTGGACAAAACCAAAAGAGGCACCGTCTCACAGCCGTCTGCACTGATAACGAGGGAGTCGAGTCAGCCTGCAGAACTCCCGGCAGACTCTAATCAGACCAAAACCTTGGAGCATCCAGGCAGCTGCAAAG tGAGGCCTAAGCTGAATGTGAAGCCATCAGTGGTGAAGCCTGCAGGGCAGGTGAAGCCGCCTCCGAAGAAGAGAGGAGTGGAGGGTTCTGCTGTTGCAGCTGTGAAACCCATGAACAGCTCCACCGCTGCTCAGCAG TCTTCAAACAAAGAGGTCCAGCCAATATCTGCTGTGCCGCCCACCCCCAGCACCCAGAGGGACGAACTTCAGACGGTTCCTGTCTTCACACAGATTCAGGGTCAAGACATCAAGGCAGGCGCCAGTGGAGATGCAGTAAGAGACACCTGGCCGGTTCCACAAAG